The proteins below are encoded in one region of Primulina huaijiensis isolate GDHJ02 unplaced genomic scaffold, ASM1229523v2 scaffold38229, whole genome shotgun sequence:
- the LOC140968855 gene encoding CBS domain-containing protein CBSX5-like — MAVRLLGYEVADLCLGKPPLRSLSAGATVADALTVLKTSGDNFISVWTCDHRSDRRNLECVCVGKVCMVDIVCYLCEEDNLCSPGLALKSPVSLLLSKDQGSVKHVEPSSSLLETIDLILQGAQNLVVPIKSNTTTYSSKRKQLQKSSSLLSICPTSHNGQEFCWLTQEDVIRFILSSIGLLSPIPTLSIDTLGIINHEFLAVNYHSPASSVMGAISQSLLEQTSVAILDDDRILIGELSPFTLTSCDETLAAAITTLSAGELMAYIDCGGPPEEILRVVQARLKERKLEAMLEEFMTNSDSVNAFSSSSSDEDLPSPTTTLSRSGRYSRSSSYSARMVRRAEAIVCHPGSSLVAVMIQAIAHRVNYVWVIEDDSSVVGIVTFANMLNIFRQNFDFTL, encoded by the exons ATGGCAGTTCGTTTGCTGGGCTATGAGGTGGCCGATCTCTGCCTTGGAAAGCCGCCGCTCCGATCCCTCTCCGCCGGCGCAACCGTTGCCGACGCACTCACCGTCTTAAAGACCTCGGGGGACAACTTCATAAGCGTCTGGACTTGCGACCACCGCTCGGATAGGAGAAATCTGGAGTGCGTTTGTGTGGGGAAAGTGTGCATGGTGGATATAGTTTGCTATCTTTGTGAAGAAGATAATCTGTGTTCTCCGGGTTTGGCTTTGAAATCTCCGGTCTCTCTCTTGCTGTCAAAAGATCAGGGCTCGGTGAAGCACGTGGAACCTTCTTCCAG TTTACTTGAAACTATTGATCTGATCCTCCAAGGTGCCCAGAATCTTGTTGTCCCCATAAAGAGCAACACCACAACCTATTCATCAAAGAGAAAACAACTCCAaaaatcatcatcattattatcaATCTGTCCAACAAGTCACAACGGCCAAGAATTTTGCTGGTTAACACAAGAAGATGTGATCCGGTTCATCCTTAGTTCAATTGGCCTACTTTCTCCCATTCCCACCCTCTCCATCGACACCCTCGGCATTATCAACCACGAATTCTTGGCAGTAAACTACCATTCCCCTGCCTCATCGGTAATGGGGGCCATTTCCCAATCCTTGCTCGAACAAACCTCGGTGGCAATACTCGACGATGATCGGATCTTGATCGGTGAATTATCACCCTTCACCCTTACCAGCTGTGACGAAACTCTGGCGGCAGCCATTACAACTCTCTCGGCCGGTGAACTCATGGCATACATAGACTGTGGCGGCCCGCCGGAGGAAATTCTGAGGGTTGTGCAGGCGAgattgaaggagagaaaactCGAGGCTATGCTCGAAGAATTCATGACTAATTCGGATAGTGTGAATGCCTTTAGTTCATCTTCCTCTGATGAGGATCTACCATCCCCCACCACGACGTTGTCAAGGTCGGGCCGGTATAGCAGGTCTAGCAGCTATTCAGCCCGGATGGTGAGACGGGCTGAGGCGATAGTGTGCCATCCAGGAAGTTCTTTGGTTGCAGTGATGATCCAGGCCATCGCACATAGGGTGAATTACGTTTGGGTGATTGAAGATGACTCCAGCGTTGTCGGGATCGTGACATTTGCCAACATGTTGAACATCTTTCGCCAGAATTTTGATTTTACACTATGA